Within Pantoea alfalfae, the genomic segment TTCCTGACGCTGCCGCATCAGCGTGCCGAAAAGCTGGAAGCGGAAATTGCAGGACAAAGCATTACGATGGCCGACTTCTCACGTCTGCCTGTTAAGTGTCGTTTTATTGCCTTCATGCCGCAGTGGGATTTCCTGAACTATATGGCAGAGCAGAGTGCCCGCTATCCGGGCTTCAGTCTGCTGCAGTCGACTGCCTTCGGGTCGCTGATTGAAGAAAATGGCACGGTCATCGGCGTGACGGCTTCACGCGGCAATCAGCAGTTGCATATCCGCTGCAAACTGGTGGTCGGTGCTGACGGTCGCCATTCGCGCGTACGCGACGCGGCCGGGCTGATCGGACAGGAATTTGGCGCCGCGCGCGATGTCATCTGGTTCCGCTTAAGTAAGCAGGCGCAGGATCCCGATTTGGGCATGGGGCATAAAGGGCCGAAGCAGAACTTTATTGTTATCGATCGTGGCGATTACTGGCAGTGCGGTCTGACCATTCCGAAAGGGGAGTTTGAGGCGAAACAGTCCGCCGGTCTCGACGCGTTTAAAGCAGAGGTGGCGGCGGTGTCGCCTTTTGAGGCGGCGCGCATGACGGAAATCGAGAGCTGGGAGGCGTTCAAACTGTTGTCGATACGTATCGACCGCCTGAACAAGTGGGCGAAACCCGGTGTGCTCTGCATTGGTGATGCGGCGCATGCCATGTCGCCGATTGGCGGGGTTGGCGTCAATCTGGCGATTCAGGATGCGGTGGCGACGGCGAATCTTTTGACCGATCCTCTGAAGCGGGGAGAACTGCAGCTGCGCGACCTGGAAAAAGTGCAGAAGCGCCGTCAGTTCCCTACCGTTGCCACGCAGTTTTTGCAGATCAAGATGAGCCGTAATAAAGCC encodes:
- a CDS encoding FAD-dependent oxidoreductase is translated as MQPHSTEILTADCCIVGGGPAGLMLGYLFARAGVRVVVIEKHADFLHDFRGDTIHPSTLEIMHQLGLLESFLTLPHQRAEKLEAEIAGQSITMADFSRLPVKCRFIAFMPQWDFLNYMAEQSARYPGFSLLQSTAFGSLIEENGTVIGVTASRGNQQLHIRCKLVVGADGRHSRVRDAAGLIGQEFGAARDVIWFRLSKQAQDPDLGMGHKGPKQNFIVIDRGDYWQCGLTIPKGEFEAKQSAGLDAFKAEVAAVSPFEAARMTEIESWEAFKLLSIRIDRLNKWAKPGVLCIGDAAHAMSPIGGVGVNLAIQDAVATANLLTDPLKRGELQLRDLEKVQKRRQFPTVATQFLQIKMSRNKARRKPAGSSKVPAIIQRLPFLRFVLGRLIGLGFRTESPQVARMK